Genomic window (Falco cherrug isolate bFalChe1 chromosome 4, bFalChe1.pri, whole genome shotgun sequence):
CTCCTTCAAGCACATCTGCTGAGTCTGATTCTTCAGTGTCTATGATACTTCTCAAGGCCAGAGCCAGGGCACTGTTGGAAGGATCTGCAATTATACTTGGACTGTCTAACATCTTTGTCTGTTTATCAATGTGCACAATTTGCATGGACCTATTCAAAGAGAAAGGCACAGTGAGTAAAGGTAACCAACGAGCAAAAGGACTGGTAATGGTGAGGGGTGCAAGACACAAAGCTCAGCACTGGACTGAATGCACTTTCATACAGAGTcagcttcagtgttttcttacaTGCTTTGTGCAGGACAACTCTAAATGtacaaaaaaagcaagtttataCACTGCATTTTCTCGTGACAGCTTGCATCACACAGATCAGTATCTTTTATCCTAGCAAATACAGGCGTGCATTTAAAACTGCACACAGGGGCATACTTCACCCCTAATGGATGGAAATCGTACACAAACTCAAAGTAATCATCACAACAAACAGGGAAATCAACAGCTTTTATCAGACTTGGCTTACTTGGTAACACCTCTTGCTAGGCCAACATTGCAAGCACGAACTCCTTTAAGACTGTTGATTATGCTGCTCTTTCCCACATTAGGGAAACCTGAAGAAAACCACATAAAACCTTGTAAGTTAGGTAAGAAAACTCAGCCTATGTAACACTGATCAAAACTGCTTCTTCCACGTGTCTTTGGTAAAGTACATCTTCAGTGTGAGATCAGAGTTGGATCTGAAGTCTTCACTACAGAAGTAAGACAAAGTCTGTATCCTCATTTCTCACACTGATAAGATTTGTGGTGTTACATATAGTGTTTTAGTTATCAGGTAGGAGGAAGGCAACACAAGCTGCATGATGAAAGCAATAACAATCACTAAAAAGCCAATTAACAAGTCACATGTTAGTTGTTTCACCAAATCTATAATACAGGACACCAAAGCTTTAtgggaggagaagaaaactCCCTTCTGCGTCTCCAGCTGCTTACCTACTACCCCAACGTGAATGGGTTTGTTTTGAGTCTTGCCATACTCTTGAAGAAGCTTCAAAAGGCATTTGCTTCCAAAACATTCAGTGGTTCTTGATAAATCAACACGTGCACGTCTTTTTGTGACCTGCTCCTGCTACAGGAttcaaaggtaaaaaaaaaccaccatggTACATGGTCAAGAGCTATTTAGgaagataaatatatatgcatagaTTTATTTATCTACTGTAACGTTTCCAACTCCTATCCTCTATTAGATGATGTTACTGTGTCCTTCTAGACAGAAGGAATTAGGTAGCCATCAACTACtacaagaaaaaggaatgaaCTGACTTAAAGGGCTTGCAATTTCAGTTCAGGCTGTGCTACAGACTTGTGTGACCATAAAATAACCATGTACATTCAGATGGCAGAATCATCTTCACATTCTCTCAAGAGACTtcaatttttttgaagtatttcaaaACCTGCTTTCTGCATTGTGGTTTCTGCGTCGTTTTGCAGGAGGGTCTATTTCACTATGCTGTTATCAGAGGTAAGACATGTGAAGCATTATGTATTAATACATGTATGACTCAAATGAGCATCTTTAGAGTTGAGACTAGGACATAGGGAGCTAACACCTTTATCCTCTTCATGAAATCATGTCAGGTGCCACCTTTATTGATGGCCACAGTCAGGACGATTGCAGTAGTATAGCCTGCACCACTTTACCTACAGAACAATTCAGATGTAACTGGTGCAACCATCCTGTGCGGAAGATGAAAAATGCCTCATCTTCCTGCCCTCACCATCTTCCTTACAGTAAAAAAGCCCACTTGCTTTTACTCAAGTCCAGCATCCTGGGCACAAATAACCATACGTATTTCAATAGCAAGTTCTCCCCCACTGCACTGCAAAGCTTAGCCACAGTGCAAAGGCATATCCACCAGTCACAGCGGTATATTCGAACAAGAGAAGGaatttcaaagaacaaaaattccTGTTTCTCGGCGTGTATGATTGCAAACATATAGGCCATGAGACAGTCTGCAGTGCTCTTACCATTGTCCTGTCCTTCATCAGCGTTGCTGATTTAAAAGCAACCGTTGGAAACTCCTTCTTTAAATAACTCAACCATTTCTCTAAGTTCTCCTTTGGCactaaatctgaaaaaaaagagggcagTTGTTTTACTCCTGTGAATCATAACTGTCACTGTGTGGAGGGAATCTCATGTGGAATCAGGGCCAGGCTGTATTTTGTCCATTGAGTATGTTTCTTTATAACGATGTTTGGCTGAAAAACTCTAGTAAAGCAGTGGGTATGTTCCCCAAAGGAACCCGTGTTACAAATTTTagtctttgttttctgcctCAAGCAGAACATACCACCATTACATTTTTGACTTTTGGCCCCTGTATTAGGTTTTTAACACTGGGGTCTTGCTAGAGGACTATGGTACAGTGATGTTCTGTGAAGGATTATCACATCATCCCTGCAAAGGCTTCTCTAACAGAAAGGTCCCTTTGCTCTTGCTGTCACTGTtggcagtttcttttctttttttgctgctggtAACTCAGAAACTTGCAGCCTTTTTAGCTGGTTTCACGTGCTTTTGCATGGATTCTTTCATACAGCAAcggaagagagaaaatacttcCCAATGCCAAACTTCAAATCCAGCTATTGCATTGATTTGCTAATCCTTAACTCACCATCGTGGCCTCTGCTTACAGGCTTACATTcacaaagatgttaaaaaatcCAAGatctttactttaaaaaaattggcttTGATTTAGTCAAATTTAGCTGAGACTAACCGATGCCTTCAAAATTTATTGCAGAAGATAGGGGCTAATGTGCATTTACCTGTCTGTGGTAGTTTCTTAGCAAACTAGACTTAAAGGTGGAGGAAATGTGACCCCTtcagcagggcagtgagctCAGAGTTGGATCTCATGTCTTCAGTGGAATGTCAGATTCCTTTAAACCTTCTTCATAGCTCACCTACTATAGAACCACACAGTGACCAAGTAACACTTGAAGAAAACCTGTGCTGCTTACCAATTTTGTTCAGAACCAAGAGTAGCTTTTTGTCTCCTCCACAGCAAGTTACAGCTTGCTCCAGTTGAGGGCACCGGCAGCCCATTGGATCTCTGGCATCTAAAACCTCTAGAACAACATCTGAGGCCTCAATCACCTAGGttaggaaagaagagagaagactATCAAACAGGACATGAGAGACCATTTGACAGATGACAACTCTGGAATAGCAGGGGAGGTTTCATGCAAGTGTTCTTGTTGAGCAACTTTCTTCTGAACTACAAACCAGAAAGCTGAAgcaattttcatctttttcctctAAAGGTAAGAAATCCTTAGATACCAGTACCTCGTTACTATAAGAGCTCTTTGATGACTCATTATGTATTGACATTGGCCCAAAAAAGTCTTAATGCCTCAAAGTGCTGTATATCCTAGTAGCTTATACCAGGTAAAACTGAAACCCTCACAGTTTCTGTCGTAAAATCCCTTACTTAGTGTTGGAAGTTTATCACAAGCAACCTTTATACTGTCTAGCAGCTGTACAGTaatgcaaaaaaggaaaataacaagtGGTCTCATTGCTGACTGTCATCAAAATACATAGAAATAGCTGAAGTGTCTCACCTTCTTGAGCTCCCTGCAGAATGATTTCTTTGAGTTTTTATCCAGCAGTTTGTTAGTCTTTGCTTTAGACTTGGCAGAGGATTCctgaatgcaaataaaaatgaaagggaaCAATTTTATTGAGAATTAGTGTATTATACTTGTGCACATGTACAGCAGAAAATGTAACACGTAACATACTGCTTAAGACGACACAGTTTCAAGATGACTTTTATTGCTTCTATAAGCTTTGAAGAATCAAAATCATACCAGATAACCtacctttccctctgctttttccttggttttggctgcttttttagCTTCaagcttcctcttcttttcatgttctttctgtctgttgagcttctgcttttgttttagttCTTCAAGCTGAttgcaaacaaaacccaagcaagATAAAACATATTTGAGGGTGGTAAGGAAGATAGTTCTTTCTCCCTATTTAGTTATTTCTGACCAAAGTTCCTGAGGCATCTTAGAAGTCACATCTGTCCAAGTGACACTGGGAACATTTTTTTGCACTCTACACTGAAAAGAATACTTTGCCTCCAATTGCCTCAAAACCAGAGGCAACACATCCGCTAGCTAGACCCCAAAACCAGCCGTGCAGCAACCACATTACAACCCATATGGGTGCTGCTCTCATGTCACATTACTCCATGCTGCAGATAGTAGatccttattttctgtgtaatcaCGTAATGCCAGGACTTAACTTCTAGTATTCTGATGGGACATCTACGTATCTTAGCATCACAGACAACTCagattacattaaaaagaacaCTTGCAGCGTGTTTAATAAACACAGTGATGAAATggaggttaaaaataaaagagtaaaTTGTTACACACTGTATAACgctggaaataaaaagtattatttttccaaaggaCACGTCTGCTAGGACAATTTGCAGTCTACCATGACTGCACCTCTGGTGTGCGCATGTGCATGCAAAGCTTCCTTGAAGATAGGAATGGTCTCAGTTCTTGTCCTCTTTACCACAAACTATTTTAccctctgctttctttgctcCGCTTCCCGTAGAAGCTCTTCCTTAAATGGTGCAGCGCTGGGAACACCGGGATCTTTCTTGGGCTTTTTGCGTCCACGTTTTTTGGCCTCCTTCCTGACTTTTCGGTGGTGTTCTCTGATCTGAAGATGGGCACAAGAATATTTTCTCAGTctaaggcaaagaaaaatggGATGTATCCTTCCTATTTAAAG
Coding sequences:
- the GNL3 gene encoding guanine nucleotide-binding protein-like 3 translates to MKRPKLRKASKRLTCHKRYKIQKKIREHHRKVRKEAKKRGRKKPKKDPGVPSAAPFKEELLREAEQRKQRLEELKQKQKLNRQKEHEKKRKLEAKKAAKTKEKAEGKESSAKSKAKTNKLLDKNSKKSFCRELKKVIEASDVVLEVLDARDPMGCRCPQLEQAVTCCGGDKKLLLVLNKIDLVPKENLEKWLSYLKKEFPTVAFKSATLMKDRTMQEQVTKRRARVDLSRTTECFGSKCLLKLLQEYGKTQNKPIHVGVVGFPNVGKSSIINSLKGVRACNVGLARGVTKSMQIVHIDKQTKMLDSPSIIADPSNSALALALRSIIDTEESDSADVLEGANAILNHCSKQQVMMYYTIPDFRNTEEFLTLLAQKRGMLKKGGVPDIENIAKLLLCDWTGAKVSYHSQPPGSQRPPPYLTEDKIAEMQECFNLTYLEEENSNTVQALKRRSLASSIIFQSAGMANGTIEENKVIEEASEWEDLETSKEGEEEEEEDFTESDDEQDSVEEKKDVKEEGKAQVTRKAKLGKRQTSPTNSEKQRAESEHSHSLSFSLDKAADEDDAYDFNTDYV